caacaaaaaaataatttgaaCAGTAAGAGGGCGTCGTGATGATTGTTAATCAAACAGTTCAAGACAAAAGTAAGCAGTTAACGGAAGTGTTAACACAACAAGAAGTCTTCTGGAAATAGAGATCAAAGCAATTGCGGTTGAGAGAAGGGGACTCAAACATTAAATTCTTTCATGCTTCAACCAAAGCGAGAAGAAGGAATAATCAGATCACTATTAAAAGGATGATGCAGGCAATAATGTTCGTTGGGATACAGGGCTGCAGGAGCTCATGATCTCGCATTTTGGTAATTTGTTTATGGCCCCAGCAACACAATGGAGAAGTGTAGTGGATTATATCGATAGCCCAATAACAGAAGAGCACAATGCCAATTTTCTCAATCCTATTATGAGTAGATAGGTCAAATACACAATATTTCACATGCATTCTGATAAGTCTCCGGGACCGGACAGTATGAGCCCTGGGTTCTACCAAAAATATTAGCACATTCTAGGTCACGACATGACACGAGTAGTTCAAAATTTTGTTAATACGGGCACATTTGAAGATAAACTAACTGATACAAACATTGTGTTGGTTCCAAAAAAGTCTAATCCAACATCCATGCAAGAATTAAGGCCAATCTCTTTGTGCAGTGTATATATAAGGTGGTCTACAAAGTACTTGTTAATCGGCTGAAGGAGGTAATAGGGCTAATCATATCTGAAAACCAAAGTGCTTTTATATCTCGAAGGTTAATTACTGATAATGTTATTTTAGCAAATGAAGTGATGCACTATATGAGGAGAAAGACGTTAGGAAAACATGGGTGGGTGGCATTAAAATTAGACATGAGTAAGGCGTACGACAGAGTGAAGTGGGAGTACTCCGAGCTATATCGAGGAAGTTGGGTCTTAATGACACAGTAATTAGTAGGCTCATTTTATGTGTTACGTCTGTTAATTACAAGATACGCCATTCAGGACGAGAATTTGGTAATACTATTTCGGGTAAAGGACTCCGACAGGGGGATCCTTTGTCTTCATATTTGTTCTTGATATGCACGGAGGGTTTCTCAACACTAATGAGATGATTTGAGAGCAATGACCTTCTAGAAGGGATCAAGGTCGCTAGAGGGGCCCCTAGAATATCCCATATGTTATTCGTGGGAGATGCTTATATATTATGTAAGGCCACACCTGAAGCAGCACGCAGAGTAGTGAATATGTTGCATATCTTTAAAAAAGCATTGGGACAAATGGTCAATCAACAAAAATCTAGTGTTTTCTTCAGTTAAAATGTCTCAAGCACGGACAAAACATAAATTTTTAACACCTTGGGATTTGTAAAAGCAGAAGAAGGGAGTCCCCATTTCGGATTTGCCAAATTATATAGGTAAGAAGAAATCGGCTATGCTGGGATATTTGAAGGAAAAGGTGGTGCATAGAGTGAATAACCGGGATAGAAAAATGATATCGAAAGATGGGAAAGAGATCTTGATTAAATCAGTGGCACAAACTATTCCGAACTATGCCATGTATGTCTTCCTTCTACTAATAGACACGTGCAGGGATATGGAGAGAACCATGTGTAAATATTGGTGGAGGCCATcaacaaaaaaaataaaagtatacATTGGATGTCATGGGATCGTATGTGTCAACCAAAATCAGCAGGGGCATGGGGTTTAAACACTTGCATGACTTCAACATTATTTTTTTAGGAAAGAAAGCATGGAGATTGGTAACGAACACGGAGAGTCTGTGGTGAGGGTGTTCAAGGAAAGATATTATCTTAACAAAAAATTTATCAGCTAACATGAATGATAGTCCAAGATTTATGTAGTGGAGTGTGTTGAAGGCTCAAATTGTTATTAAAGCTGGAATTCGACATCGAGTTGGATCAGGATTATCTGTTAATATTATGGAAAATCCACGGCTGCCTGATGTAGATAATGCCTTTGTGATAACAAAAAATGATGCTCTAAAAGGCATAACCGTCTTAGTTTTGTTTGAAACAGGGAAGAATAGCTGGGATGTTGATTTAAGACATGATATGTTCGAAAGACGTGAAGTCAACTTGATACTTTTAATTCCACTTGGTAGGAATGAGGGTGATAATTGGTTTTGTAGTAAAGAGAGGATAGGGAATTATTCAATGAAATCAGCCTATTAGAATAAGGTAAAGCTTGAAGATAATGTATGGATACAATCTCAAAACACCCAGTCAAATATGGTTGATAATACTCGAGGCTGGAAAAGAATGTGGGCACTAAAAGTCCCACCAAAGGTTAAACATATGTTCTGGCGTGCAGCTACAAGCTGTCTCCCTACCGAAGTTCAGCTTCAAACTAAACAGGTCAACATTGATAACTTGTTCCCTCACTGTCAGATGGAATCAGAAACAATTACACACACATTATTAACGTTTAATTTTGCTAGAGAATGCTGGAATCAGTCACATGATTACAATGGACCTGCATCTCAGACTTGTACATCATTTCTTGAATGGATGATGTcgcagtttgattcttgaaataCAGAGTAGGCCAAGCGGCAGCAATGCTATGTTGGTCAATATGGAAAGGAAGGAATGAACTAGTTTGGAACCAAAAAAGTTTAGAAATAACAGAGGTAGTAGTACTTATATGATTGGCTCTTAATCAATGGTAAAAAGTTCAAGTAAAATCGTTTGACAATTTCCTTGGTCTCATGACTAACGAGGATGGAAATGAGCATTGGACGATACCAAAATAAAACACGGTTAAGTTTATTCGTGATGCTGTAATTTTTGAAGTTTCAAACTCATTTAGGTATGCACTAGTGGTACATAATGAGAAAGGAGGTGCTAGAAGCAAAATCTAAGTGCTACATGGGCATGGCCTCTCCAGAAAATGCAGAAGCGATTGGAGTATGCGAAGGTCTCAGTTGGACGAAGCAACAACTGTACAGGGATGTGGTAATTGAGACAGACTTTCTAGTGATGGTGCAAGTATTACGTAGTACCGATGTCTTGTTATCTTATTTTGGCAGGATAATTAGCGAATGCAAGCGTCTCTTAGAGAAGCTTAGTAGAAATGTTAGTGTCTATTTTGTACAATGGTTTACAAATAAAGTGGTTGACTTCTTCGCCATGTCTACTTATTCTTTATCTGATCGTATTTGACGGGTGAGTAATAATCACCCGGGATTCATTGATATATTGATGAACGATTTTATTTAATGAAATCAGTTTCTTTCTTCGAAAAACAATTAACTGTTAGATATAATTTGATGATATCAGAAGTTAACTATCATAGTTTTCCATCAGAGTTTATCACAAAAGATATAAGATTTTATCATATCGGCATTTGATAAAGGATgacatcatcagtatttgtcatcATAGTTTATATCGGTATCTGTTAGAAGCTGTATCTCAGGAAGTGATTGATTCTGTGATAAGTATTATCATTTGCAGAGATATGTCGATGTAGTACTTTACTTAATTTTAGCAGTCAATAATTGGATATGTATTTGGATTTCTTATGCATGTATATCATATCAActagattgattgtgtaactgtgtagtatataagcacatattaggttaacactagatgtgtcaaatatttttttatctttccatgtaacctagtagctctcaagGATATATATTCATCATTTGAGAGAGTTTTGcagtttttattcattaatataaagactgttattcatatttgagttcttaattcgaattaattGTGAATACTGTATTCGCCCCCCATCTACAATATTCTTAAAGGCCTAATAATTGGTATGAGAGTTTGTTATTGGTACATAAATAGTTTAAAATTCAAAAAACAATCAATAATGGAAGATAAAGAAACTCAAACACAATAACCACCATCAGTCATAAACCAAATCAATAACAACATGAGCatatatgaaaccatcagagtttcAATTCTGAAAGTTAATGAGTACCCAATTTGGAAAGTTAAGATGGCTACGTGTCTGGAGGCTACATATCCCGAATATCTGAACATGATTTATGATGTTCCACACAGGCCCAATAAATTTATTGTTGTTGTCCTTGGTGAGACtgaaaagatggttgataaatATAAGAAGGATTACACTTTTGAAGATTTAGCATCAATTCTGAAAGATGCTAAGGTGAGACATCTGCTTCATAGCaatcttgatagtgttatgtccaacaTGGTGATTGGATGTAAAATAACAAAGGAGATATGTGACACTTTGCAGTTAAGTGTCAAGGCACCACTGCTATCAGAAAATATAGTAAAACTATACTCACACAGGattatgagcactttgactcaaaagctgatgagtcactgactgagatctatgacatgtttcaaaattttctaaattatttgtcaattgttgacaaggaatatgatccagaatATTCAAACATGAAGTTTCTTCTCGCACTTattgaaaagtgggatttgaaggTCACATCCATAAGAgataattatgttcttgatgataCATCTCTGAATAATATTTATGGATCGCTCAAGACTCGtgaactggagatggagcaaAGGAACAAATGGAAAGGGTCAAGGACAAGACAGGTTGCACTCAGGGTTGAGtaaaaataaagagaaagagcTGTGAGAAAAGGTCATTCAAAAGGAAAGGCCAtaattgtaaagtctgatactaagtcatcaaatactgatgatgactcgAACTCTAATATCTCTACAGACTCTGATAATGATCATGGTGATGATGAAAAGATTTTGAAAATGGCTGCTCTGATGGtaaaaagtttcaagaagatggCTTACAAGGACTTTAAGAAAGAAAAGAGATTTTCCAAAAGAGGCTCCAGTTGttcaaactctgataagaagAACTACATGAAATATGATTTAAAAGAGTCCAAATCTGGCAAGATTGACAtgtccaagttcaaatgttacaataGTGATGGAGTTGGACATTTTGCATCTGACTGCATGAAGCCAAAAGCAGAAAGGAGCAAGCTAATCACTTAGAAGAAGAAGTACTGGGATGATACATCAGAATCTGATGAGGATGTCAATTATGTtctcatggcaaatgctgatagtgaATCTGAGGCTTCTGAATttaaggtacctcaaacaacacAAGCTTTTAATACTGATGATATATGCGAGTTAGGATTATTTCTTAAAATATTACATATTATCTATAAGGATCAAACTTTTGAAAATGCTAGTATCAAAATTGAAAATTCTGAtttaaagaaaagaaatgatcacCTAGAAGCTGAAATAATTTTTATGCGAGAAATTCAAAAAGTTAgagatgatgttgtttatgttaaagataaattgttagagaaaaatatttatcttgaaatggaattagctaaagaaagagagataatcaaACTTTGGACTAGTTCAGAAAAATTAAATCAGGAAATAATTGAACGTGATTGTTGGGAATCAAGACTAGGTTATGCAAATAAATCTAGAACTGAAAAGGTCAAGGAAAATAAATTTGACCACATCGAACCACTAAATACTAATAAAATGGCTAAAAAGAAAAAATCTAAGTTAAACACCTGTTAGGTTTAACTTAAATACTGATGAAACCAAATCAGTAAATGAGAGAGGTTCTACATCAGCATCTAACTCAAACTTAAATACTGATACATATGAACAGGTTAAGACTAAGTCATtgaatattggtttaatgactcagaagcAAATTAAACACAAGATAAAAGAGATTAAAATGAAGAACAGGGAAAAACAACCtagaaaaaataaaaattgtaaagtaggtgttaataagaaaaaCAAGTATAAACCTATTCCCAATACACCTAGAAAGGCTTGTTTAAACTGTAGTAGTACTAATCATCTTCCTGTTGCTTGCAGGGAGAATAAAGGAATAAATATTGTTCCtcctaaatcagagtttaggaactATTCAGTTAGATATAGACCACAtcatccttattttcattgtggtagtacatgctcttctatttatacatgtaaagagtatcacaatttgtattatgattattatgaactgaaaccctctttgaATAAATCTAGAATTATTTCTGCATGTGTATCTCCTGATattaagaatgttaacataaactttgatatGAAGActtctgctgcaaatgttaacaaatttaataaggccaaatgatccaatCAACTCCGGGTCCATAAAAATTCTAAGGTATGaagaaaaatactctagtcttggacaatggatgttcgggacatatgactggaaataaagtcaTGCTATCAGAGTTTAAGTAGAAGGTTGGCccaaatgtttcttatggagatggaaacttaggaaaaactttgggatatggaaaCATCAAActtgaaaatgtagctctagttgcaggtTTCAAACATAATCCGATGaatgtgagtcaaatctgtgacataggttaccATGTGGACTTTTATGATGTGTATTGTGAAATTGCCAATAATTCAAGTGGCAAGGTTACAATGATTGGTTACAATTATGGTAACTTAAATGAAGCTAGGGTTTCCACACACACTGATGGATCTGCAATCTATCTACTAAGTAGAGCAACTGTGGAAGACAACTGGAACTGGCCTAAAATACTTTCTTACCTAAacttcaacaacatcaatgaacttgtgaagacAAATTTTGTAAGAGTATTGCACAATGAAGTTTTTACTCCTGGTGGTCTTTATGATTCATGCCATAAGGCCAAACTAAGGAAATCAGCTTTCAAGAGTAAGACTGAATCCTTAATTCTTGAACTATTTCACTTGTTACatattgatctttttggtccagtaaatgtaaTGTCAATAGCCAAGAAGTTTTGCACTTGTCATTATTGATGAGTACACCAGATACATATTGGTATATATTCTGAATATAAAGGATAAAACTCCATctattcttcttgatcatgtgaggcaactggaaaaaggatcaaaACATGAAGTGAAGATTATCAGAAGTGATAATGCAACTGAATTTAAGAACAACACTATGGAAGAATTCTGTAAACTCAGAGGAACCAAATTTGAgttttcagctcctagaactccacaacaaaatggagttattgaaagaaagaacataatTCTTATAGAAGCTGTAAGAACCATGCTTGAGGAAGCAAAATtgtcaacctacttttgggctgacGCTGTGCAAATTGCATGCTTCATGCAGAATGCAACTCTGATTAACAAGCATGGCAAGACACCATTTGACggtgaaaggaaagaagccaaatttgaagtaatTTCACATTTTTTGCTGCAAatattttgttcttaaaactcatctTGGGCAGCTTACAATATTTGACttaaagctgatgaaggcatttttgttggatatccactattaacaaaagccttcagagtttataatctgagaataagagtgatcatggaatctattcatgtgtcttttgatgacaagaatattacaGGTCTAGAGGATGTGGATGATCATGaacaactgagatttgaaaataaagaacTATATGCTGAACAGTTAAATTCTGAAAAACTCTCTCAAATATTGATACTGCAAATCTTGATATCATACTAAACTCTGATGAACCACTTGACAGTGGTAACAACACGAATactgaagcacatgttgagggggagcaatatGATATACATCAAGAGTGAAGTTCAAGTGATTCAAGTGGAGGCACATCAGAAAATACTTCATCAGGCTCTGATTCCTCTAATATAGATGAaacaaatactgataattccGGAAACATCAATTCATGGGGAGTTACAGGAAATAATTATGGTACACATCAAGATGGAAGTAGATACTTTATGGATCAAGGGGAGGGTCTACTTTAAGAAGTCAACTTTCTTTtgcaagaaaatggactaagtcacacactcctgacttaatcattggaaattctgatagtggtgtaagaacaaggaAATTCACTCagaatgaatatctctatcattcttttctatcttaggttgaacctaagaaagtggataaaactcttcaagatgctgattgggttgCAGCAAGGCAAGAGGAGCTCAAttaatttgaaaggaacaaagtctggactttAGTACCAAGGCCAAAATATAGATCAGTGGTTGCTACTATATGGGTGTTCAGATACAAGACTGATAGTGAGGGCATAGTTACAAaaaataaagcaagattggttgtAAAGGGATACTCTCAGCAAGAAGGTATTAACTAtaatgagacttttgctcctgttggaAGACTTGAGGCCATCAAATTTTTTTTGGTCTATGCTGCACACATGAAGTTCAAGGTGTTCCAGATGAATGTAAAAAGTGCATTTTTAAGTGGTGAACTTGGATAGgaagtgtatgttgaacaacctccaaggtCATTGATCTAAAATAttcaaatcatgtctacaagttggataaggcactttatggactaaagcaagctccaagagcctgCTATGAAACACTTGCACGGTTTTTACAGGACAGTGGTTTCAATAGAGGTACCATTGATAAAACCTTGTTTTATTAGTATCATGATAAGGATTTGTTgttagttcagatatatgtttatgatatcatttttggttgtactaatgataaactctgtgagaggtttatCAAGTTAATGCAGTctagatattaaatgagtatgatgggagaattaagttattttTTATGATTACAAGTCAACCTCTAATACTACTCATGTTGAAAGAAAATCAAGATCTACTCATtttgaaagaagatcaagatctGACAGACCAAGGTTCAAAAAAATATCTAAGCCATCCAAGcctaaatttaaaattaataaagaTACTGGATACAATGAGGTTGGAATGTATAAAAGTTGGTATGACTATGTTAACATATATGTTACTCCTGAACCTATGGATGAACTGAGATCAGACTTTATTGAAAAGAAGAAACTTATATGGAAAAGCAAGATTCCTGCTCCTGATAGAGATACTGGAATAATCAAGAATATCTATAGTGAAGGATCTCAATCAAGAGAACCTGGTCAAAGAGGAGGTCTTGGCTATAAAAAAGCTAGAGTTACAAGGGAGATTCCTTGAAGATAAAAGATACAAATTCACTAACTGAAATAAGTGAAGATGTTAAACATTAGGATCTTCAGAAAATAATAGTATTCAAATTATTCTTGTTAATTTTGATGGTGAAAAGCCTAAGGAAAAGATGGTGTACTTCCTTGATTCTGGAAAAAGGCTAAAAGGGTCTCAAGAAAAAATGCTGAACAAATCCTGACAAGAACTTAAATACCTTATCTGCATGCTCTCTGTAAAGAATGTAACTACTGAAAGATGTTCTAAATTTCTGAAATGCCTAGTTCATGAGAAGTAGAAAGTTATGGCTAAATCCAAATTCATTCCTAAATACATACTGAAGGATGATTCAGTTACAGACATGCCGAAGGGAGGAGCATAAATTATTGAACAGCTTGGTTGAAAACCAATTTCTTTTAGTGCCcatttgggaaatcttaaaataaataacttaCAATTTAAAACGAATAAGTGACTAAGtgaaaagtaaataaataattatgttATATAAGTATTTCAATAATTTTACCTATAAGTCatattttttttacataaatgaattaaaataaataaattttaaataaaattatcttaattgtaatatccgggagatatcgtgtaattatttttatcaataaataattgttaagtgattttatgtgaatttttggagaattatttgataattggaattgatgtttggatgtttatatgtgatataattaaggtattttaattttaattatccagaataaaatataaataattttggtatttttatggtaatttttagattgttatatgattttataaagatttatgaattaataattattttctgagtaattataaaactattttataaaaccgggaatcgtccaacttcaaccttttttgcatttttacaacccgaaactcttcggaaaactccttcctaacctaatctgattattctaaatatttttcattttttgactttttcgattaGGAGTACGctttgacccgtacgagtcccgacgCAAAATGTTTGGTACCATAATCAattcggtagatcaataaaacccaaATTCTCGAGAGACGGAATATTTTTATACTATTTTCTCGtaaggtgttttataagaaggtcggttttgataattatccaaatccgGTATCAAATTGTATGgtatgtttttatttttaaaagtgattttatgggaaatttatttccataaatattggaattatctttaaaattattttatggctttataatttcaataattatttatgggaatttataaaatttagaaaacaatatttcatcaattatttattcCTGAATAATTTTCTTATTATATTTTAGTGTAAATTAAGTATTAAATTCCAGTGTTTccaaaatcatgaaactcatattttcttaagcttggaatatttaaagaaaattaaaattatatCAGAAAATTTTCTGATTATATTCACCCGCATGTTTGTTCGTTTaatcgtaaaatgcgggtataatgcgcgattcaaaaatattttaaaaattatgaaaattatgtgttattagtttttaaatattctgggaattttaaaattagtttggTAATTTTTCGGGTTTTATTTACCCGCACGTTTAGTCGCTAAAATTGCAAATGCGGGCTTGGAGTCGAAATCCAAGACACATATCTATCCATTTGATACGTGTCAAATTGTCACAAATTGTTCTACATGTGGTCGTACACTGTTTTTCTgaaaaaaacaaacaaaacccAAATCCCCACCCCTATCTCTCTCGTCTCCCCCTAtctctcatctc
The sequence above is drawn from the Apium graveolens cultivar Ventura chromosome 2, ASM990537v1, whole genome shotgun sequence genome and encodes:
- the LOC141689858 gene encoding uncharacterized protein LOC141689858, coding for MEIGNEHGESVWSVLKAQIVIKAGIRHRVGSGLSVNIMENPRLPDVDNAFVITKNDALKGITVLVLFETGKNSWDVDLRHDMFERREVNLILLIPLGRNEGDNWFCSKERIGNYSMKSAY